One genomic segment of Coraliomargarita parva includes these proteins:
- a CDS encoding zinc-dependent peptidase translates to MTIWNKLKEFFEDEEAEFVFKDEWVAYMENNLPLYRKLPDILRLELQRKIGQFVRTTFFEGCNGLELDDEMILTVAAQACILALKQEGPPFPQLKTVLLYPTAFTSIAETAGPGGTVIEREVKCLGESWENGTVILAWDSVRNGARNIFDGHNVTFHEFAHQLDSLDGDTDGVPLLPDEAAYQTWANVLAEHCEVLFDEIRRGKKSLLDPYGATNPGEYFAVATETFFEKPRQLKKKQPGLYEELQNFYKLDPASWF, encoded by the coding sequence ATGACCATCTGGAATAAGCTCAAGGAATTCTTCGAAGACGAAGAAGCAGAATTTGTCTTCAAGGATGAGTGGGTCGCTTACATGGAAAACAACCTTCCCCTTTACCGGAAGCTGCCGGATATCCTGCGACTAGAGCTTCAGCGAAAGATCGGACAATTTGTGCGCACCACATTTTTCGAAGGCTGCAACGGTCTGGAACTGGATGACGAAATGATTCTCACCGTTGCGGCACAAGCTTGTATTCTGGCGCTCAAACAGGAAGGTCCGCCCTTCCCTCAACTGAAAACCGTCCTGCTCTACCCCACCGCCTTCACCTCCATCGCGGAAACCGCAGGCCCCGGCGGCACGGTCATCGAGCGCGAAGTCAAATGTCTGGGAGAATCCTGGGAAAACGGTACAGTCATCCTCGCCTGGGACTCCGTCCGGAATGGCGCCCGAAACATCTTCGATGGCCACAATGTCACCTTCCACGAATTCGCGCACCAGCTCGATTCACTCGACGGCGACACCGACGGCGTGCCGCTCCTCCCCGACGAAGCGGCCTATCAAACCTGGGCCAATGTCCTGGCGGAGCACTGCGAGGTGCTCTTCGACGAAATTCGACGCGGCAAGAAAAGCCTGCTCGATCCCTACGGCGCAACCAACCCCGGCGAGTACTTCGCCGTCGCCACCGAGACCTTCTTCGAGAAACCCAGACAGCTCAAAAAGAAACAACCCGGCCTCTATGAAGAGCTCCAGAACTTCTACAAGCTCGATCCCGCCAGCTGGTTCTAG
- a CDS encoding DEAD/DEAH box helicase, with protein sequence MSELSFEQLPLSASIHRALADKGYTTPSPIQAKAIPVLLRGQDLLACAQTGTGKTAAFALPVLHGIAERPRRTFRRGVRHLVLTPTRELAGQVAESFAVYGKYVQFRSGMVYGGVSEKPQIKMLFQGLDVLVACPGRLLDLMDQGHVDLSQVETFILDEADRMLDMGFIRDIRKIEKQLPKQRHTLLFSATMAPAITELAQAMLHQPEEIRIAPQGTTAEKVDQSVCFIDQKAKQHLVMEMMHRRLDQRSGELSLIFTRTKHGAKNLARKLNAQGLRADSIHGNKSQSAREKTLESYRRGEIDILVATDVAARGIDVKNITLVVNFDLPMEADAYVHRIGRTARAGASGHAVSFCSGDEVALLRQVEKLISQSVPVDSGHDYHDQAAMDLHLSNRPVKKPPQGGGNRPGGNRQGGPRRGGGRRPGRGGRNVQGSSRGGRRRS encoded by the coding sequence ATGAGCGAACTCAGTTTCGAACAGCTCCCGCTGTCCGCATCCATCCATCGTGCCCTTGCCGATAAGGGCTATACCACGCCGTCGCCGATCCAGGCAAAGGCGATTCCCGTCTTGCTGCGCGGGCAGGACCTGCTGGCCTGTGCGCAGACCGGCACCGGCAAGACTGCGGCCTTCGCGCTGCCGGTTCTGCACGGTATCGCGGAGCGTCCACGCCGTACCTTCCGCCGGGGGGTGCGTCACCTCGTGCTGACACCCACGCGTGAGCTGGCCGGCCAGGTGGCCGAGAGCTTTGCGGTGTATGGCAAATACGTTCAATTCCGCTCGGGGATGGTTTACGGCGGTGTTTCCGAGAAGCCGCAGATCAAGATGCTCTTTCAAGGACTGGACGTGCTGGTCGCTTGTCCGGGGCGCTTGCTCGATCTGATGGATCAGGGGCATGTCGACCTCTCGCAGGTCGAGACCTTCATCCTGGACGAAGCGGACCGCATGCTGGACATGGGTTTTATTCGCGACATCCGGAAGATCGAGAAACAACTACCGAAGCAGCGTCACACACTGTTGTTCTCCGCTACGATGGCTCCGGCGATCACCGAGCTTGCCCAGGCGATGTTGCACCAGCCGGAAGAGATCCGGATTGCTCCGCAGGGTACGACGGCCGAAAAGGTCGACCAGTCGGTATGCTTTATCGACCAGAAGGCCAAGCAGCATCTGGTCATGGAGATGATGCACCGTCGTTTGGACCAGCGATCCGGCGAGTTGAGCCTGATTTTTACCCGTACCAAACACGGTGCGAAGAACCTTGCCCGCAAGCTGAACGCTCAGGGACTGCGGGCGGACTCGATTCACGGCAATAAGTCGCAGTCGGCCCGCGAGAAGACGCTCGAGTCCTATCGTCGTGGCGAGATCGACATCCTCGTCGCCACCGATGTGGCGGCGCGTGGTATCGACGTGAAGAACATCACCCTGGTGGTGAACTTCGACTTGCCGATGGAGGCGGATGCCTACGTGCACCGTATCGGCCGTACTGCCCGGGCGGGTGCCAGTGGTCATGCCGTCAGCTTCTGTTCGGGGGATGAAGTGGCCCTGCTGCGCCAGGTCGAGAAACTGATTTCACAATCGGTGCCGGTTGATTCGGGGCACGACTACCACGATCAGGCGGCGATGGACCTGCACCTCAGCAATCGTCCGGTCAAGAAGCCCCCGCAGGGAGGCGGTAACCGGCCGGGCGGGAATCGCCAAGGTGGTCCGCGTCGTGGCGGAGGACGTCGTCCGGGCCGCGGTGGACGTAATGTGCAAGGTAGCTCCAGGGGCGGGCGTCGGCGCAGCTAG
- a CDS encoding VF530 family protein translates to MPQSQPNNPLHGYTLEVIVSSLADYYGWDELGEMIPIRCFTHDPSVKSSLKFLRKTPWARKKVEDLFVYTLETYGESDEGAPEA, encoded by the coding sequence ATGCCGCAGTCCCAGCCCAACAATCCGCTCCATGGATACACCCTCGAAGTGATCGTCTCGAGCCTGGCCGATTATTATGGATGGGACGAGCTGGGCGAGATGATCCCGATCCGCTGTTTCACCCATGATCCGTCGGTGAAATCGAGCCTCAAATTCCTGCGGAAAACACCTTGGGCGCGTAAGAAAGTGGAAGACCTTTTTGTCTATACCCTTGAGACTTATGGTGAATCGGACGAGGGTGCGCCTGAGGCTTAA
- a CDS encoding CDGSH iron-sulfur domain-containing protein: MKFSLAEKKKVALCQCKHSGNKPFCDGSHSNLPEV; this comes from the coding sequence ATGAAGTTCTCTCTCGCTGAAAAGAAGAAGGTGGCGCTCTGTCAGTGCAAGCACAGCGGGAACAAGCCTTTTTGTGATGGCTCGCACAGCAACCTCCCCGAGGTTTAA
- a CDS encoding TetR/AcrR family transcriptional regulator, producing MTRALQTRAKILECAYDLFYRQGYQATTVDQVIGITGLSKPTVYKNFPSKEVLAVAYLNERKAREMGQLREVLAAEKDPRERFLGIMRFIRDAIPEGNFRGCGFFNMTAEIPDRSHPVTRVALSFVNEFRGVIREVTEDVKQSVPSCADIDVDEISEQYYVICCGAIMACQELHRIAPADVAIAQIQRLLPAG from the coding sequence ATGACACGTGCATTACAGACCCGCGCCAAGATCCTCGAATGCGCCTATGACCTGTTCTACCGGCAGGGCTACCAGGCTACGACCGTGGATCAGGTGATTGGCATCACGGGCCTGTCTAAACCCACGGTCTACAAGAACTTCCCCTCCAAAGAGGTGCTCGCCGTAGCCTACCTCAATGAGAGAAAGGCCCGGGAAATGGGCCAGCTTCGCGAGGTACTGGCCGCAGAGAAGGATCCCCGAGAACGCTTCCTGGGAATCATGCGATTTATTCGCGATGCGATTCCTGAGGGCAATTTCCGAGGATGCGGCTTCTTCAACATGACTGCGGAAATACCGGATCGCAGTCACCCCGTCACACGCGTTGCGCTCAGTTTCGTGAACGAATTCCGGGGAGTCATCCGCGAAGTCACTGAAGACGTCAAACAGTCCGTCCCGTCATGCGCCGATATCGATGTCGACGAGATCAGCGAGCAATACTACGTCATCTGCTGCGGCGCCATCATGGCCTGTCAGGAGCTGCACCGCATCGCCCCGGCCGACGTCGCGATCGCTCAAATTCAGCGTCTCCTGCCTGCTGGCTAA
- a CDS encoding OsmC family protein has protein sequence MKTTEQTTEEIRNGVNVTALRETIEAVKSDPELADFKFRASNAWEDGSRNLATVRDFHGTKADHMHKDELHVRMDEPPVLLGQDTGLNPVEVLLSALSGCMTTTLAYYSANLGLELESVKSEYEGDIDLKGFLGIDPNIRKGYKEIRVKFRVKGNATEEQVMDIVRCSPVFDAISNPVPIKIEIVKE, from the coding sequence ATGAAAACTACCGAACAAACTACCGAAGAGATCCGAAACGGCGTGAATGTCACAGCCCTGCGCGAGACCATCGAAGCCGTGAAATCCGACCCCGAACTCGCCGACTTTAAGTTCCGGGCATCCAACGCCTGGGAGGACGGCAGCCGCAACCTCGCCACTGTCCGTGATTTCCACGGTACCAAAGCGGACCACATGCACAAGGATGAGCTGCATGTCCGGATGGACGAGCCTCCCGTGCTTCTGGGCCAGGACACCGGTCTCAATCCTGTCGAAGTGCTCCTGTCAGCGCTGTCCGGCTGCATGACCACGACCCTCGCCTATTACTCGGCAAATCTCGGACTCGAGCTCGAGAGCGTGAAGTCAGAATATGAGGGCGACATCGACCTCAAGGGATTCCTCGGGATCGATCCCAATATCCGAAAAGGTTACAAGGAGATTCGCGTGAAGTTCCGCGTCAAGGGCAACGCCACCGAAGAACAGGTAATGGACATTGTCCGCTGCTCTCCGGTCTTCGACGCCATCTCGAACCCCGTGCCGATCAAGATCGAAATCGTCAAGGAATAG
- a CDS encoding helix-turn-helix domain-containing protein, translated as MDTELFNDLKDSIRQMKAIEKGELSPSRVRVVNPENEVTHARMKLGLTQEAFAKLLDTPVGTVRGWEQGRRQPPPSAKVLMRVATKYPEQVLECAEAPAAYNRKK; from the coding sequence ATGGATACAGAACTTTTTAACGACCTCAAAGACTCCATCCGGCAAATGAAAGCGATCGAGAAGGGCGAGTTGTCGCCGTCCCGCGTGCGCGTGGTCAATCCGGAGAATGAAGTGACCCACGCCCGGATGAAGCTCGGCCTGACGCAGGAAGCCTTTGCCAAGCTGCTTGATACACCCGTCGGTACCGTTCGCGGCTGGGAGCAGGGCAGGCGTCAACCGCCCCCCAGTGCCAAAGTGCTCATGCGCGTGGCCACCAAATATCCCGAGCAAGTGCTCGAATGCGCCGAAGCACCAGCGGCCTATAACCGGAAGAAATGA
- a CDS encoding type II toxin-antitoxin system RelE/ParE family toxin has protein sequence MLFIETPIFTKQASGGLFTDAELRQLQQELLENPNKGDLIPGSGGLRKIRLARKGGGKSGGFRVIYYRSTPEVIFFLLAYPKNKQDNLSKAELKILRDLIEGE, from the coding sequence ATGCTTTTCATCGAAACACCGATTTTCACGAAGCAAGCCAGCGGTGGGCTTTTCACGGATGCAGAGCTGAGGCAATTACAACAGGAACTTTTAGAGAACCCGAACAAGGGTGATTTGATACCCGGAAGCGGGGGACTGAGAAAGATACGCTTGGCCCGCAAGGGTGGTGGTAAGAGTGGTGGCTTTCGAGTCATCTACTACCGAAGCACTCCGGAGGTTATTTTCTTTCTCCTAGCCTATCCCAAGAACAAGCAGGACAATTTAAGCAAAGCTGAACTCAAGATTCTTCGGGATCTGATCGAAGGCGAGTAA
- a CDS encoding DUF4238 domain-containing protein, with translation MALDHYISQVYLRNFYAPDLKGRMHAIRKRDLKYFTPDSKSICRIDENSTNAYLEDSRAIEKFLKTIEPKYNTAVRNTGSSLKKFGCPVVMVKCLYRVCLLSGRIFRSCRRIASGHSVIPVVLRRCVIEVGLDELR, from the coding sequence ATGGCTTTAGATCACTATATCTCGCAGGTATATCTTAGGAATTTTTATGCTCCGGATCTGAAGGGGCGTATGCATGCGATACGTAAAAGAGATCTGAAGTATTTTACGCCTGATTCTAAGTCGATATGTAGAATCGATGAAAATAGCACGAATGCCTACCTTGAGGATTCACGTGCTATTGAGAAGTTCCTTAAAACTATAGAGCCCAAATACAATACGGCAGTAAGGAATACCGGCTCGAGTCTAAAGAAGTTCGGGTGCCCAGTGGTAATGGTAAAATGCTTATATCGCGTTTGTCTATTGAGCGGGAGGATATTTAGGTCATGTAGGAGAATAGCATCAGGTCATTCCGTAATTCCTGTAGTATTGCGCAGGTGCGTCATTGAAGTAGGTCTTGACGAGCTGCGCTAA
- the gatB gene encoding Asp-tRNA(Asn)/Glu-tRNA(Gln) amidotransferase subunit GatB, translating into MEFDAVIGLEIHVQIKTRTKMFTAAPYEYGAEPNTLTDAVVLGLPGTLPVLNYAAIEKCASLGLMLGCEIADVCKWDRKNYFYPDSPKNYQLTQNEQPLCIGGEIEIELADASRNAAGPHRWVKLNRIHLEEDPGKLTHESFDTVIDFNRAGVPLAEIVTEPDMSTSDEAVAFLNALRNLIIYAGISDCDMEKGQLRCDANVSLKPKGSDKLGTRTEMKNLNSISNVKAAIEYEIERQTDILEAGEKVVQETRRWDVNKAESFSLRSKEEAHDYRYFPDPDLMPVQMDRARVDELKAALPERPFDKQRRFEEAFNLPYTVTSVLCPNRELSEFFEEALKTHNSPKAIANYVANDLLRELSAGSEHGEQALSVSQCKLTPAHIGTLVKIIEDGTISKQIAKEVFTDMFASGEMPDAIVEKKGLKQSNDTGEIEALCREAIAGNPKAVGQYKDGNEKAINALKGPVMKATKGKANPAMLDQLLKKLIDEG; encoded by the coding sequence ATGGAATTTGACGCCGTCATCGGACTTGAAATTCACGTGCAGATCAAAACCCGCACGAAGATGTTCACCGCCGCGCCCTACGAATACGGGGCCGAGCCCAACACCCTGACCGACGCCGTCGTGCTGGGCCTGCCGGGCACGTTGCCGGTGCTGAACTACGCAGCCATCGAGAAGTGCGCCTCGCTCGGGCTCATGCTCGGCTGCGAGATCGCCGATGTCTGCAAGTGGGACCGCAAGAACTACTTCTATCCGGACTCGCCCAAGAACTACCAGCTCACCCAGAACGAGCAACCGCTCTGCATCGGGGGTGAAATCGAGATCGAGCTGGCCGATGCCTCCCGCAACGCCGCCGGGCCGCACCGCTGGGTGAAGCTCAACCGCATCCACCTCGAAGAAGACCCCGGCAAGCTGACGCATGAGTCCTTCGACACCGTGATCGACTTCAACCGCGCCGGCGTGCCGCTGGCCGAGATCGTGACCGAGCCCGACATGTCGACCTCCGACGAGGCCGTCGCTTTCCTCAACGCCCTCCGCAACCTCATCATCTACGCCGGCATTTCCGACTGCGATATGGAAAAGGGCCAGCTCCGTTGCGACGCCAACGTCTCGCTCAAGCCGAAGGGCTCCGACAAGCTCGGTACCCGCACCGAGATGAAGAACCTCAACTCCATCTCCAACGTCAAGGCAGCCATCGAATACGAGATCGAGCGCCAGACCGACATCCTCGAAGCCGGGGAGAAGGTCGTGCAGGAAACCCGCCGATGGGACGTCAACAAGGCCGAAAGCTTCTCCCTGCGCAGCAAGGAAGAGGCCCACGACTACCGCTATTTCCCGGACCCCGACCTCATGCCGGTGCAGATGGACCGCGCCCGTGTCGACGAGCTCAAGGCCGCCTTGCCCGAGCGTCCCTTCGACAAGCAGCGCCGCTTCGAGGAGGCATTCAACCTGCCTTACACCGTCACCTCCGTGCTCTGCCCGAACCGCGAGCTGAGCGAGTTCTTCGAGGAAGCCCTCAAGACCCACAACTCGCCCAAGGCCATCGCTAACTACGTGGCCAACGACCTCCTCCGCGAGCTCTCCGCCGGCTCCGAGCATGGCGAGCAGGCGCTCAGCGTCAGCCAGTGCAAGCTCACGCCCGCCCACATCGGCACCCTCGTCAAGATCATCGAGGACGGCACCATCTCCAAGCAGATCGCCAAGGAAGTCTTTACCGACATGTTTGCCAGCGGCGAAATGCCCGACGCCATCGTCGAGAAGAAAGGCCTCAAGCAAAGCAACGACACCGGCGAAATCGAAGCCCTCTGCCGTGAAGCCATCGCCGGCAACCCGAAAGCCGTCGGCCAATACAAGGACGGCAACGAAAAAGCCATCAACGCATTGAAGGGTCCGGTCATGAAAGCCACCAAAGGTAAAGCCAACCCGGCCATGCTGGATCAGCTGTTGAAGAAGCTGATTGATGAGGGGTAG
- a CDS encoding GxxExxY protein, translating to MNELSDQIILELKVVDELNNIHLAQLLTYLKRSGSTLGYLINFNVPLLKDGIRRVVNNHSEP from the coding sequence ATGAATGAGTTGAGTGACCAGATCATTCTCGAACTGAAGGTGGTAGACGAACTCAACAATATCCATCTCGCCCAATTGCTGACTTACTTAAAACGCTCCGGCAGCACGCTCGGCTATCTCATTAATTTCAACGTGCCGCTTCTCAAAGATGGCATACGCCGAGTCGTCAACAATCACTCCGAACCTTAA
- the gatA gene encoding Asp-tRNA(Asn)/Glu-tRNA(Gln) amidotransferase subunit GatA, translating to MSDLHFKSITELSAALAAGETTSVAITQAVIDRTSAVDGQVKAFISYDAEDALAQAKASDERRAAGQALGPLDGIPVGIKDVLAVQDQPLRCASKMLEYYVSPFDATCVTKLREAGAVIWGRLNMDEFAMGSSTENSAYQTTSNPWNLETIPGGSSGGSAAALAAGEAIATLGTDTGGSIRQPAALCGVVGMKPTYGLVSRYGLVAFASSLDQVGPFARTVEDAALLMQSMLGQDPKDSTSIAPQGDTDYVGALKTKKGPWKLGVPREFFGEGLDPEIKANIEQAIDWYKSQGCEIVDISLPHSDLAVPVYYIVATAEASSNLARFDGVRYSHRSKESDNALTLFTKSRGEGFGDEVKRRIILGTYVLSSGYYDAYYLRAQKIRRLILGDFEKAFETVDAILTPTSPTPAFKQGERSDDPLAMYLSDIYTISVNLAGLPALSVPSGFTSTGLPIGLQVIGKAFGEADMFAIANAFEKAHDYYKQTPKL from the coding sequence ATGTCTGATCTTCATTTCAAATCCATCACCGAACTGTCCGCCGCGCTGGCGGCTGGTGAAACCACATCCGTTGCCATCACACAAGCGGTGATTGACCGCACCTCGGCTGTCGACGGCCAGGTCAAGGCCTTCATCAGCTACGATGCCGAGGACGCGCTGGCGCAGGCCAAGGCTTCGGACGAACGCCGTGCAGCGGGCCAGGCTCTGGGGCCGCTCGACGGGATTCCGGTCGGCATCAAGGACGTACTCGCCGTGCAGGACCAGCCGCTGCGCTGTGCCTCGAAGATGCTGGAGTACTACGTCTCGCCCTTCGACGCGACCTGCGTGACCAAGCTGCGCGAGGCCGGTGCCGTTATCTGGGGCCGTCTCAATATGGACGAATTTGCCATGGGTTCCTCGACGGAGAACTCGGCCTACCAAACCACTTCCAATCCTTGGAACCTCGAAACCATCCCCGGCGGTTCTTCCGGCGGGAGCGCCGCGGCCTTGGCTGCCGGCGAGGCCATCGCGACACTCGGCACGGACACCGGCGGTTCCATCCGTCAGCCCGCCGCACTCTGTGGGGTGGTGGGGATGAAGCCGACCTACGGTCTGGTCTCCCGCTACGGTCTGGTCGCCTTCGCGTCCTCGCTCGATCAGGTTGGACCTTTCGCCCGTACGGTGGAGGATGCCGCGCTGCTGATGCAAAGCATGCTGGGGCAGGACCCGAAGGATTCGACTTCCATCGCGCCGCAGGGCGACACCGATTATGTCGGCGCGTTGAAGACCAAGAAGGGCCCGTGGAAACTCGGTGTGCCGCGCGAGTTCTTCGGCGAAGGTCTCGACCCCGAAATCAAGGCCAACATCGAGCAAGCCATCGACTGGTACAAGTCGCAGGGCTGCGAGATCGTCGATATTTCCCTGCCGCACTCAGATCTGGCCGTGCCGGTTTACTACATCGTCGCGACCGCGGAAGCTTCGTCCAATCTCGCCCGCTTCGATGGCGTCCGCTATAGCCACCGCAGCAAGGAGTCCGACAACGCACTCACGCTCTTCACCAAGAGCCGCGGCGAAGGTTTCGGCGACGAGGTCAAGCGCCGGATCATCCTGGGCACCTACGTGCTCAGCTCCGGTTACTACGACGCCTACTACCTGCGTGCCCAGAAGATCCGCCGCCTCATCCTCGGCGACTTCGAAAAGGCCTTTGAGACCGTCGACGCCATCCTGACGCCGACCTCGCCGACGCCCGCCTTCAAGCAAGGCGAGCGCTCGGACGACCCGCTCGCCATGTATCTGAGCGACATCTACACCATCTCGGTCAATCTCGCCGGTCTGCCCGCGCTTTCCGTGCCGAGCGGTTTCACCTCGACCGGCCTGCCCATCGGCCTGCAAGTCATCGGCAAAGCCTTCGGCGAAGCCGACATGTTCGCCATCGCGAATGCGTTTGAAAAAGCGCATGACTACTACAAGCAAACCCCGAAGCTGTAA
- the gatC gene encoding Asp-tRNA(Asn)/Glu-tRNA(Gln) amidotransferase subunit GatC, with amino-acid sequence MSETPHIDIDYVANLARIELTDEEKARLGQQLDDILGYFDKLNAVDVSGVEPMAHAHPVFNVWREGDEPGPTYSPEVLTKMAPESRDNQVVVPKVVE; translated from the coding sequence ATGAGCGAGACACCACACATCGATATCGACTATGTGGCCAACTTGGCCCGCATCGAACTGACCGACGAGGAAAAGGCCCGACTTGGCCAGCAGCTCGATGATATCCTCGGCTATTTCGACAAGCTCAATGCGGTGGACGTTTCCGGCGTCGAACCGATGGCGCACGCCCATCCGGTCTTCAACGTCTGGCGCGAAGGCGACGAACCCGGCCCGACCTACAGCCCCGAGGTCCTCACCAAGATGGCTCCGGAGTCCCGCGACAACCAGGTCGTCGTGCCCAAGGTCGTCGAGTAG